One window from the genome of Saimiri boliviensis isolate mSaiBol1 chromosome 2, mSaiBol1.pri, whole genome shotgun sequence encodes:
- the FBXO34 gene encoding F-box only protein 34: MHLKPYWKLQKKEHPLEVSRETQRTPMNHQKAVNDETCKPSHITPSVFPSAPLGKTSSRKPFAILSPNVLCSMSGKSPVESSLNVKTKKNAPSATIHQGEEEGPLDIWAVVKPGNTKEKIAFFAAHQCNNRIGSMKIKSSWDIDGRATKRRKKSGELKKAKVQVERMREVNSRCYQPEPFACGIEHCSVHYVSDSGDGVYAGRPLSVIQMVAFLEQRASALLASCTRNCTNSPAIVRFSGQSRSVPVASESYSAPGACEEPPERGNPEAGEPQSEPVRVLDMVAKLESECLKRQSQREPGSLSRNNSFRRNVGRVLLANSTQADESKRKKGTLEEPDTQVNPMGSVSVDCGPSRADHYSPKEDQAWDGASQDCPSLPAGVSFHIDRAELELGSQTAMKNSNRYDVEMTDELVGLAFSSHTYSQASELPTDAVDCVSRELVSLTSQNPDQRRKESLCISITVSKVEEDQPSSLNSCEDPLPGMLFFLPPGQHSSDCSQLNESTRKEASEASQLEDAAEGDSASEEKSGSAEPFVSPASSVESTLPVLEASSKKQVSHDFLETRFKIQQLLEPQQYMAFLPHHIMVKIFRLLPTKSLVALKCTCCYFKFIIEYYNIRPADSRWVRDPRYREDPCKQCKKKYVKGDVSLCRWHPKPYCQALPYGPGYWMCCHRSQKGFPGCKLGLHDNHWVPACHSFNRAIHKKAKGTEAEEEY, from the coding sequence ATGCACCTAAAGCCATATTGGAAGCTCCAGAAGAAAGAGCACCCCCTGGAAGTCAGCAGGGAAACACAGAGAACTCCTATGAACCACCAAAAGGCTGTCAATGATGAAACATGCAAACCTAGCCACATAACACCAAGTGTCTTTCCTTCAGCCCCTCTTGGTAAAACATCATCTCGAAAGCCTTTTGCGATCCTTTCTCCAAATGTTCTGTGCAGTATGAGTGGGAAGAGTCCTGTAGAGAGCAGCTTGAATGTTAAAACCAAAAAGAATGCACCATCTGCAACCATCCACCAGGGTGAAGAAGAAGGACCTCTTGATATCTGGGCTGTTGTGAAACCtggaaatacaaaggaaaaaattgcATTCTTTGCAGCCCACCAGTGTAATAACAGGATAggatctatgaaaataaaaagttcctGGGATATTGATGGGAGAGCtactaaaagaaggaaaaaatcagGGGAGCTTAAAAAAGCAAAGGTCCAGGTAGAAAGGATGAGGGAAGTTAACAGCAGGTGCTACCAACCTGAGCCTTTTGCATGTGGCATTGAGCACTGTTCTGTGCATTATGTGAGTGACAGTGGTGATGGAGTCTATGCCGGGAGGCCTCTGTCGGTTATACAGATGGTTGCCTTCTTGGAGCAAAGAGCCAGTGCTTTGCTAGCTAGTTGTACAAGAAACTGCACAAACTCACCTGCTATTGTGAGGTTTTCTGGCCAATCCAGAAGTGTGCCCGTAGCCTCCGAGTCCTATTCTGCCCCAGGAGCTTGTGAAGAACCTCCAGAAAGGGGAAATCCTGAGGCTGGTGAACCACAAAGCGAACCAGTCCGTGTCCTTGACATGGTGGCCAAGTTGGAATCTGAGTGCCTGAAGCGGCAGAGCCAGCGTGAGCCTGGGAGCCTCTCAAGGAATAACAGCTTCCGTCGAAATGTGGGCAGAGTATTGCTTGCAAATAGCACTCAGGCTgatgaaagcaaaagaaagaaaggcaccTTGGAGGAACCCGACACTCAGGTGAATCCCATGGGGTCTGTATCTGTGGATTGTGGCCCCTCAAGAGCTGATCATTATTCTCCTAAAGAGGACCAGGCCTGGGATGGTGCTTCTCAGGACTGCCCCTCATTGCCAGCAGGTGTGAGTTTCCACATAGACAGGGCAGAGTTGGAGCTGGGTTCGCAAACTGCCATGAAAAACAGCAACAGGTATGATGTGGAAATGACAGATGAACTTGTTGGGTTAGCTTTTTCTTCTCATACCTATTCCCAAGCCTCTGAATTGCCCACAGATGCTGTCGATTGTGTGAGCAGAGAGCTTGTGTCACTTACTAGCCAAAATCCtgatcaaagaagaaaagaatctttGTGCATTAGTATCACTGTGTCCAAGGTAGAGGAAGACCAGCCTTCCAGTTTAAACTCCTGTGAAGACCCACTTCCAGGGATGTTGTTTTTTTTGCCACCTGGTCAGCACTCATCAGACTGTTCCCAGTTGAATGAAAGCACAAGAAAAGAGGCTTCAGAAGCCAGCCAGCTTGAAGATGCTGCTGAGGGTGACAGTGCATCTGAGGAAAAAAGTGGGTCAGCTGAGCCATTTGTATCACCAGCCTCTTCTGTGGAAAGTACATTACCAGTGCTTGAGGCATCCAGTAAGAAGCAGGTGTCTCATGACTTCCTGGAGACCAGGTTTAAAATCCAGCAGCTTTTGGAGCCTCAGCAGTACATGGCTTTTCTGCCCCACCACATTATGGTAAAAATCTTCAGGTTACTTCCCACCAAGAGTTTAGTGGCCCTTAAATGTACCTGCTGCTATTTCAAGTTTATCATTGAGTACTACAATATCAGGCCAGCAGATTCTCGCTGGGTTCGAGATCCACGCTATAGAGAGGATCCTTGCAAGCAGTGCAAGAAAAAGTATGTGAAAGGGGATGTGTCCCTGTGTCGATGGCACCCCAAGCCCTATTGCCAGGCTTTGCCCTATGGTCCAGGGTATTGGATGTGCTGCCACCGGTCTCAGAAAGGATTCCCCGGCTGTAAGCTGGGGCTTCATGACAATCACTGGGTACCTGCCTGCCACAGCTTTAATCGAGCAATCCATAAGAAAGCAAAAGGGACTGAAGCTGAAGAGGAATACTAA